A stretch of Shewanella dokdonensis DNA encodes these proteins:
- a CDS encoding tetratricopeptide repeat protein, which produces MYKFSNVPATQHQQTLATLQHAAEQGSAYAQNLLGWIYLEGRGVAPDPKQGVKWLQLAAAQGYGKAQYNLGLAYELGEGIAPNKQQAFYWYFAAANNNFTAAQEMLAERYEIGDGIEQDEAKAHEWYKKALEHSSLVALNWYRTSANLGDADAEYMLGKQYQTGKLFPKDDIKALNWFMKSALQGNAQAENAIGELYRMGHGVTKDYQQAAVWFKKAAEHGVASAQYRLGNYYRNGTGVAHNDQLAATYYQQAAQQGHVYAQVALGMLYHYGEGVKRNDSTAVEWFTKAAKQGDAVGQNNLAAAYELGLGISQDHQQALYWYQQAANQGYRPAQQQLAHLTEQPSNKQ; this is translated from the coding sequence ATGTACAAATTCTCAAACGTGCCAGCCACCCAACATCAGCAAACGCTGGCCACATTACAGCACGCCGCCGAGCAAGGCTCAGCCTATGCACAAAATCTGTTGGGATGGATTTATCTTGAAGGTCGAGGTGTCGCGCCAGATCCAAAACAAGGGGTGAAATGGTTACAACTGGCAGCAGCACAAGGTTACGGCAAAGCCCAATATAACCTAGGGTTAGCTTATGAACTTGGTGAAGGTATTGCGCCCAACAAACAGCAAGCGTTTTACTGGTATTTTGCCGCAGCCAACAACAACTTCACGGCCGCCCAAGAGATGCTGGCTGAACGTTATGAAATCGGCGATGGGATTGAGCAAGACGAAGCGAAAGCCCACGAGTGGTATAAAAAAGCATTAGAACATAGTAGTTTAGTGGCCCTTAATTGGTATAGAACCTCGGCCAACCTGGGTGATGCTGACGCCGAATACATGCTCGGGAAGCAATACCAAACAGGCAAACTGTTCCCAAAAGACGATATTAAAGCCTTGAATTGGTTTATGAAATCAGCACTTCAAGGAAATGCTCAGGCTGAAAATGCCATCGGTGAGTTATATCGTATGGGCCACGGGGTAACAAAAGATTACCAACAAGCTGCTGTTTGGTTTAAAAAAGCGGCTGAACATGGTGTGGCCAGCGCACAATATCGCTTAGGCAACTACTATCGAAATGGCACTGGTGTGGCACACAATGACCAACTGGCAGCGACTTACTATCAACAAGCGGCACAGCAAGGCCACGTTTATGCACAAGTCGCGTTGGGCATGCTGTATCACTACGGGGAAGGTGTAAAACGTAACGATAGCACAGCCGTTGAGTGGTTTACCAAAGCAGCTAAACAAGGGGACGCCGTTGGACAAAATAATCTCGCAGCAGCTTACGAATTGGGATTAGGCATTTCTCAAGATCACCAGCAAGCACTTTATTGGTATCAACAGGCCGCCAATCAAGGGTATCGACCAGCGCAGCAACAGCTGGCACACTTAACTGAGCAACCAAGCAATAAACAATAA
- a CDS encoding alpha/beta fold hydrolase gives MNNIAQLEGMRCRKHYFTLPLDYAQPQGPTLKVFARELQGLQTNAENLPILLYFQGGPGFAAQRPLANSGWLKRALQEFRVLLLDQRGTGLSSPVSYRTLSGLSATQQAEYLRHFRADNIVRDAEAIRQQLSPQMPWSVLGQSFGGFCILHYLSAAPEGLQQAFITGGIPSLTRSADEVYRATYQRVLDKNREFQRRFPDAQQLLNTLAAHLRQHQEYLPNGDRLTVEMLQLLGINLGMMQGPEAVYYLLEQALLEGTDGQILNPLFAEHFTQMLSYHTNPLYVLLHEAIYCQQTSSNWAAQRVRAEYPEFAPDAAELLLTGEMVYPWMLHQISNLRPLQPCAELLASKPDWPTLYNLQKLAANKVPVAAAIYSEDMYVAREYSLETAAQVANLRYWLTSEYEHNGIRMDGEHILDRLIALNKGAQLR, from the coding sequence ATGAACAATATCGCCCAACTTGAAGGAATGCGGTGCCGCAAGCACTACTTTACTTTGCCGTTAGATTACGCTCAGCCCCAAGGGCCAACCCTCAAGGTTTTTGCCCGAGAATTGCAGGGATTACAAACGAACGCAGAAAACCTGCCAATATTGCTGTATTTTCAAGGCGGGCCAGGCTTTGCGGCACAGCGGCCATTAGCCAATAGCGGCTGGCTAAAACGCGCATTGCAGGAATTTCGAGTACTGCTGTTAGATCAACGCGGTACCGGTTTATCGAGCCCCGTAAGCTACCGTACGCTGAGTGGCTTGAGTGCCACTCAGCAAGCCGAATATCTGCGTCATTTTCGTGCAGACAACATCGTCCGAGACGCCGAAGCCATTCGTCAGCAACTCAGCCCACAAATGCCCTGGAGTGTACTCGGTCAAAGCTTTGGGGGATTCTGCATTCTGCATTATCTCAGCGCCGCCCCCGAGGGACTGCAACAAGCCTTTATTACTGGCGGAATTCCCTCACTGACACGCAGTGCCGATGAAGTTTATCGCGCCACTTATCAGCGGGTATTGGATAAAAACCGAGAGTTTCAGCGCCGTTTCCCAGATGCTCAGCAGTTACTCAACACGCTGGCGGCACACTTGAGACAACATCAAGAATACCTGCCGAACGGCGATCGACTGACGGTAGAGATGCTGCAACTACTGGGGATTAATCTTGGCATGATGCAAGGGCCAGAGGCCGTCTACTACCTGCTCGAGCAAGCGCTGCTAGAGGGCACTGACGGTCAAATACTCAACCCGTTATTTGCCGAGCATTTCACCCAGATGCTGAGTTACCACACCAACCCGTTATATGTGCTGCTGCACGAAGCCATCTATTGCCAGCAAACATCATCTAACTGGGCAGCCCAACGTGTGCGCGCCGAATATCCCGAATTTGCCCCTGATGCCGCAGAGCTGCTGCTCACAGGTGAGATGGTATATCCGTGGATGTTGCACCAGATCAGCAACTTGCGGCCACTACAACCATGTGCCGAATTACTGGCTAGCAAACCCGATTGGCCCACACTCTACAATTTGCAAAAACTTGCCGCTAACAAAGTGCCGGTGGCCGCGGCTATCTATAGCGAAGATATGTATGTGGCGCGAGAATACAGCCTGGAAACTGCCGCGCAGGTGGCTAACCTCCGTTACTGGTTGACGTCCGAATACGAACATAATGGTATTCGCATGGATGGAGAACATATCCTAGACCGGCTGATAGCGCTAAATAAAGGCGCGCAACTGCGTTAA
- a CDS encoding MBL fold metallo-hydrolase: MKYQIIPVTPFQQNCSLVWCEQTLQAAVIDPGGDLDRILDAVHEHGLSLEKILLTHGHIDHVGGAAKLAEQQQLPIIGPHEDDKMWLEQLPIQSQKFGFPASVAFEPSQYLQDGDEVTVGNSVLKVFHCPGHTPGHVVFWSAADKLAFVGDVLFRGSIGRTDFPGSSYQALIDSISNKLWPLGNDTRFVPGHGLMSTFAEERQNNPFVADQLLQ, encoded by the coding sequence ATGAAATATCAAATAATTCCCGTAACCCCATTCCAACAGAACTGCAGCTTAGTTTGGTGTGAGCAGACGCTGCAAGCGGCGGTAATTGACCCAGGTGGCGACCTAGACAGGATCCTTGATGCCGTGCATGAACATGGCCTGAGTCTGGAAAAGATTTTACTGACACATGGACATATCGATCATGTCGGCGGCGCCGCCAAATTAGCAGAACAACAGCAGTTACCGATTATTGGGCCGCATGAGGATGACAAAATGTGGCTAGAACAATTGCCGATACAGAGCCAAAAATTTGGTTTCCCTGCCAGTGTGGCGTTTGAACCCAGTCAATATTTGCAAGATGGCGATGAAGTCACCGTTGGCAATAGCGTGCTGAAAGTGTTCCATTGCCCAGGGCATACGCCGGGACATGTGGTGTTTTGGTCCGCAGCAGACAAGCTAGCATTCGTTGGTGATGTGTTATTTCGCGGTTCTATCGGCCGTACGGATTTTCCTGGTTCCAGTTATCAGGCACTGATTGATTCGATCAGTAATAAGCTATGGCCTCTGGGCAATGATACCCGCTTTGTGCCGGGGCATGGACTGATGTCAACGTTTGCGGAAGAACGGCAAAATAATCCTTTTGTGGCCGATCAGTTACTGCAATAG
- a CDS encoding DUF4381 domain-containing protein, whose amino-acid sequence MSQLDSEDPQLMLQLSALLKRCAISYGGREQVASLTGECWYQYLDQALPVKQQGKFQRLLQQRYQMRPSAEDGEELKTLCQQWLLCAPSYYRRASKGGKSC is encoded by the coding sequence TTGTCACAGTTGGACAGCGAAGATCCGCAACTGATGCTGCAACTCAGTGCGCTACTCAAGCGCTGCGCCATCAGTTATGGTGGCCGCGAGCAAGTTGCTAGCCTTACCGGCGAATGCTGGTATCAGTATCTGGATCAGGCTTTGCCGGTGAAACAGCAAGGAAAATTCCAGCGTTTACTACAACAGCGTTACCAGATGCGCCCTTCCGCCGAAGACGGCGAAGAACTCAAAACCTTGTGTCAGCAATGGTTACTCTGTGCACCAAGCTATTATCGGCGCGCCAGTAAAGGAGGCAAGTCATGCTGA
- a CDS encoding vWA domain-containing protein, which yields MLTLAWWWLLLLLPLPLFIRFRPTSVGSGQLQMPGIRQYALTEVSSQRRRPWIIWLLWSLLLLAVARPQWLGDPIELPTQGRDLMVAVDLSGSMQIEDMVLDGKTVDRFSVIQKVVSDFIERRAGDRIGLILFADAAYLQAPLTQDRRSVAQYLKEAQIGLVGKQTAIGDAIALAVKRFDNLDKSNRVLVLLTDGSNNAGNIDPDQAAAIAAKRHVTIYTIGVGADVMERRTLFGIERVNPSADLDEDQLKRIADVTHGKYFRARDPKELQQIYQEIDRLQPISRDPLTYRPQSELFYWPLGLALLLSLALSLSQFLPAIKPAGRSS from the coding sequence ATGCTGACACTCGCTTGGTGGTGGTTGCTACTATTACTGCCATTGCCGCTATTCATCCGTTTTCGCCCAACAAGCGTTGGCAGTGGTCAGTTACAAATGCCGGGCATCCGCCAATATGCGCTGACCGAAGTGAGCAGTCAGCGACGTCGACCGTGGATTATCTGGTTGTTATGGTCACTGTTGCTACTGGCTGTGGCGCGGCCACAGTGGTTGGGCGATCCCATTGAGTTGCCAACGCAGGGCCGCGACTTGATGGTTGCAGTGGATCTCTCCGGCAGTATGCAGATTGAAGATATGGTGCTGGACGGCAAAACCGTAGACCGTTTCAGTGTGATCCAAAAAGTCGTCAGTGACTTTATCGAACGCCGCGCCGGTGACCGTATCGGCCTGATCCTGTTTGCCGATGCAGCATATCTGCAAGCGCCGTTAACACAGGATCGCCGCTCGGTTGCCCAATATCTCAAGGAAGCACAGATTGGTCTGGTGGGCAAACAAACGGCGATTGGTGATGCCATCGCGCTGGCGGTGAAGCGGTTTGATAATCTCGATAAGAGTAACCGGGTATTAGTGCTGTTGACCGATGGCTCCAACAATGCAGGCAATATTGACCCGGATCAGGCTGCCGCCATTGCTGCCAAGCGTCATGTCACTATTTACACCATAGGCGTAGGCGCTGATGTGATGGAACGCCGGACCTTGTTTGGTATCGAGCGGGTCAATCCATCGGCGGATCTGGATGAAGACCAGTTAAAACGGATTGCCGATGTTACCCATGGTAAATATTTCCGCGCTCGTGATCCTAAAGAACTGCAACAGATTTATCAGGAGATAGACCGTTTGCAACCGATAAGCCGCGATCCGCTCACTTACCGGCCGCAATCGGAACTGTTTTACTGGCCACTAGGACTGGCATTATTACTCAGTTTGGCACTTAGTCTCAGCCAGTTCCTGCCCGCCATAAAACCTGCCGGGAGGTCATCATGA
- a CDS encoding vWA domain-containing protein, which yields MSLHFMRPEWFIALLPLLLVLWLKLKHQGGHSQWDKYIAPHLAGILISQGEQPRRQWLPIVASCWLLAVLALSGPALFKKPLPVFAATQGRVIVMDMSLSMYATDLTPNRLTQARFRVTDLLKGLKEGETGLIAYAGDAFVISPLTRDSNTLLNLLPTLSPDIMPVMGSNLPAALTKAKELLSQGGHINGDIILVTDGVATPQLNAAKAVLQDTQYRLGILALGSTQGAPVRLADGQLLRDNSNQVVIPSTNYSQLHELAQSCHGRLLPFANDGSDLTKLRQWLSTDEDAQATHLAGDSWIDLGPYLTLLLLLPMLAMFRYGLPVWLLVLPLCGSLLTPKAQASTWDNLWHTRDQQGMQAFKQQDFKAAADKFANPAWQGSALYRAGDYQGALAAYEQDKTAQGYYNQGNALMQLGKYEEAIKRYDEALTLQPAFDDAKANKQLAQQLLKQQQNKQDKQDKQDKQDKQDKQDKQDKQDKQDKQDKQQNSADKQQDQAQNKSEQQQSQDKQKNSGKDNQGSQQPQQGDESANQQQEQSQASPGEDSAAKDKDKSSSAKSAATDNKQQEQPAADQSSADNQQQAQSAADSDRPQTPPAPAMQADAKQDNPADSAQQRASAAKAADEQPPSNPQNGSVAASTLDNQDKLPADMQRALKAVVDDPAALLRNKMQLEYQKRRQRGDVPKEQQQW from the coding sequence ATGAGTCTGCACTTTATGCGGCCAGAATGGTTTATCGCACTGCTGCCCTTGCTGCTGGTATTGTGGTTAAAGTTAAAGCATCAAGGTGGTCACTCCCAGTGGGATAAATACATTGCGCCACACCTTGCTGGCATACTTATCAGTCAGGGTGAACAGCCTCGGCGTCAATGGCTGCCAATCGTAGCCAGTTGCTGGCTATTGGCGGTGCTGGCATTAAGTGGCCCTGCACTATTCAAAAAGCCGCTGCCGGTGTTTGCCGCCACTCAAGGGCGTGTCATTGTGATGGATATGTCGCTGTCGATGTATGCCACCGACCTGACACCCAATCGCCTGACGCAAGCCAGATTCCGAGTCACCGATTTATTGAAAGGGCTTAAAGAAGGTGAAACCGGATTGATCGCCTACGCCGGTGATGCTTTTGTCATCAGTCCGTTGACGCGCGACAGCAACACTTTATTAAATCTGTTGCCAACGCTGAGCCCGGACATCATGCCCGTTATGGGCTCTAACCTGCCAGCGGCGCTCACTAAAGCCAAAGAGTTGCTCTCCCAGGGAGGGCATATTAATGGCGATATCATCTTAGTCACTGATGGGGTGGCAACGCCGCAGCTCAATGCCGCTAAAGCAGTATTACAAGATACTCAATATCGTCTTGGCATATTGGCACTGGGTTCTACCCAAGGCGCGCCGGTGCGGTTGGCCGATGGTCAGTTACTGCGAGATAACAGCAATCAGGTCGTCATACCTAGCACTAATTACAGTCAACTACACGAACTGGCACAAAGCTGTCATGGTCGCCTACTGCCCTTCGCCAATGATGGTTCAGATCTAACCAAACTACGGCAGTGGCTGAGTACCGATGAAGACGCGCAAGCCACTCACCTTGCAGGTGACAGTTGGATAGATCTCGGCCCCTACCTGACATTACTGCTGCTGTTGCCTATGCTGGCAATGTTCAGATATGGCCTCCCCGTCTGGCTATTAGTGCTGCCATTGTGTGGCAGCTTGCTAACACCCAAAGCACAGGCCAGTACATGGGATAACCTGTGGCATACTCGAGATCAGCAAGGGATGCAGGCATTTAAGCAGCAAGACTTTAAAGCTGCCGCAGATAAATTTGCCAACCCCGCTTGGCAAGGCAGCGCCTTATATCGCGCCGGTGATTATCAAGGTGCCCTCGCCGCCTATGAACAGGATAAAACGGCGCAGGGCTACTACAACCAAGGTAATGCGCTAATGCAACTTGGTAAGTATGAAGAAGCTATCAAGCGCTACGACGAAGCATTAACGCTACAACCAGCATTTGATGATGCGAAAGCCAATAAACAACTGGCACAGCAACTGCTGAAACAACAACAAAACAAGCAGGACAAGCAGGACAAGCAGGACAAGCAGGACAAGCAGGACAAGCAGGACAAGCAGGACAAGCAGGACAAGCAGGACAAGCAGGACAAGCAACAGAATAGTGCTGATAAGCAGCAAGACCAAGCACAGAATAAGTCTGAGCAGCAACAGTCGCAAGATAAGCAAAAGAATAGCGGCAAAGACAATCAAGGCAGCCAACAACCGCAGCAAGGTGATGAATCCGCAAACCAGCAGCAGGAGCAATCGCAAGCGTCCCCAGGGGAAGATTCGGCCGCTAAGGATAAGGACAAGAGCTCTTCTGCTAAATCCGCCGCTACCGATAATAAGCAGCAGGAGCAGCCGGCCGCAGATCAATCATCGGCAGACAACCAGCAACAAGCACAGTCTGCTGCTGATAGTGATAGGCCCCAAACGCCACCTGCGCCAGCAATGCAAGCGGATGCTAAGCAGGATAACCCAGCTGACTCGGCGCAACAGCGGGCCAGCGCGGCCAAAGCAGCGGATGAGCAACCGCCATCAAACCCGCAAAATGGGTCTGTGGCCGCGTCTACTCTGGATAACCAGGATAAACTGCCCGCAGATATGCAGCGTGCGCTAAAAGCCGTGGTTGACGATCCCGCCGCACTGCTGCGTAACAAAATGCAATTGGAATATCAAAAACGCCGCCAGCGCGGCGATGTACCCAAGGAACAACAACAGTGGTAA
- the fadI gene encoding acetyl-CoA C-acyltransferase FadI, whose translation MSDRQQVTNAKGERIAIVAGLRTPFARQATAFHGMPAVDLGKMVVAELLQRTELDPALVEQLVYGQVVQMPAAPNIAREIVLGTGMKVTTDAYSVTRACATSFQSTVNVAEAIMTGNIDIGIAGGADSSSLLPIGVSKTLAVALVDLGKARSLKQKWQVLSRLRPKDLLPVPPAVAEYSTGLSMGQTAEQMAKSYHISRADQDALAHRSHTLASKTWAEGKLKDEVMVTHVPPFDSFIERDNNIRDNSTLESYAKLKPVFDRKHGTVTAATSTPLTDGASAVLLMSEGRAKALGYQPIGYIKSYAFSAIEVWQDMLMGPSYATPLALKRAGMQLEDLDLIEMHEAFAAQTLANIQMFASKTFAAEKLGQSRAIGEIDMNKFNVLGGSLAYGHPFAATGTRLITQVCNELKRRGGGTALTTACAAGGLGAAMILEVE comes from the coding sequence ATGAGTGACAGACAGCAGGTAACCAATGCCAAGGGAGAACGCATTGCCATTGTAGCGGGTTTGCGTACACCGTTTGCTCGTCAGGCGACAGCTTTTCATGGCATGCCCGCCGTAGATCTGGGCAAAATGGTGGTGGCTGAATTACTGCAGCGCACTGAGCTTGACCCGGCACTGGTTGAACAACTGGTATATGGTCAGGTAGTGCAGATGCCTGCCGCGCCTAACATTGCCCGGGAGATTGTGCTGGGGACAGGCATGAAGGTGACCACCGATGCTTACAGCGTCACCCGCGCTTGTGCCACCAGTTTCCAAAGCACAGTGAATGTGGCGGAAGCCATTATGACTGGCAATATCGATATTGGTATTGCCGGTGGCGCAGATTCCTCTTCTTTATTACCTATCGGTGTATCCAAGACATTAGCGGTTGCACTGGTAGACTTAGGTAAAGCACGCAGTCTGAAACAAAAATGGCAAGTGCTCAGCCGTTTGCGGCCAAAGGATCTGTTACCTGTTCCGCCTGCGGTTGCTGAGTATTCCACCGGGTTATCGATGGGGCAAACCGCCGAGCAGATGGCCAAGAGCTATCATATCAGCCGCGCCGATCAGGACGCGTTGGCGCACCGCTCGCATACACTTGCCAGCAAGACCTGGGCGGAAGGCAAACTGAAAGATGAAGTAATGGTCACCCATGTACCACCATTCGACAGCTTTATCGAACGCGATAACAATATCCGCGACAATTCTACTTTGGAATCCTATGCCAAATTGAAGCCAGTGTTTGATCGTAAGCATGGCACGGTCACGGCGGCGACCAGCACACCGCTGACCGACGGTGCCTCAGCGGTATTGCTGATGAGCGAAGGCCGAGCTAAAGCCCTAGGATATCAGCCTATTGGCTATATCAAGAGCTATGCTTTCAGCGCCATTGAAGTCTGGCAAGATATGCTGATGGGGCCGTCATATGCAACACCGCTGGCGCTGAAACGTGCGGGGATGCAACTGGAAGACTTGGATCTGATTGAGATGCACGAAGCTTTTGCAGCGCAGACCTTAGCCAATATCCAGATGTTTGCTTCAAAGACCTTTGCCGCAGAGAAACTGGGGCAGAGCCGCGCCATTGGCGAGATTGATATGAATAAGTTCAACGTCCTCGGTGGTTCACTGGCATATGGGCATCCTTTTGCGGCAACAGGTACTCGTTTGATCACTCAGGTGTGTAACGAGCTGAAACGTCGCGGTGGCGGAACTGCGTTGACCACCGCTTGTGCCGCCGGGGGCCTCGGTGCCGCCATGATCCTGGAAGTGGAGTAA
- a CDS encoding DUF4250 domain-containing protein: protein MQDLQQLPAEILLGIVNEKLRLHCPDKQALLYDLDLSPQLLEQKLHQFGYEYDMVSNQYRKVRDV, encoded by the coding sequence ATGCAAGATCTGCAACAATTGCCCGCGGAGATCCTGCTCGGCATCGTCAATGAAAAACTACGTCTGCATTGCCCAGACAAACAGGCGTTATTGTACGACCTAGACTTATCACCACAGCTGCTGGAGCAGAAACTGCATCAGTTTGGCTATGAATATGACATGGTATCCAACCAGTATCGCAAAGTCCGTGACGTTTAA
- a CDS encoding DUF58 domain-containing protein, which produces MSESEHTLPLFADGVHLSEAELLACRDLARALPDNPVRARAALAGNRSSLLKGRGMEFAEVRHYQHGDDVRTIDWRVTARTGKAHTKLFVEERERPVLLLVDLKHSLYFGSTLLLQAVQVAHLAATLGWKAIQQGDRLGALIVSDNKRRELKPRTREQGILALISALTAVHQHQLQTLQQPSPDPAALMAQSCRQLARLTKPGSQVWLLTDGNGFDDECRQPLSDLRRHSEVSAFVITDPLRTGSLALPKHFSLPVSEQGQSLLLDRRSYDAWLQRQQHSLMQFVQMMQSLRIPVRQLDAARNLNQQLNLLR; this is translated from the coding sequence ATGTCCGAGTCTGAACACACGCTGCCGTTATTTGCCGATGGCGTACATCTGAGCGAAGCGGAATTGCTGGCGTGCCGGGATCTGGCGCGGGCATTGCCCGACAATCCAGTGCGTGCCAGAGCCGCGCTGGCTGGTAATCGCAGCAGTCTGCTCAAAGGCCGCGGCATGGAGTTTGCCGAAGTGCGCCATTATCAGCATGGTGACGATGTGCGCACCATAGATTGGCGCGTTACGGCACGTACGGGCAAGGCTCACACCAAGCTGTTTGTGGAAGAGCGTGAACGCCCGGTATTACTGCTGGTTGACCTGAAACACAGCCTGTATTTTGGCTCGACCTTGCTGTTGCAAGCGGTGCAAGTCGCCCATCTGGCGGCCACCTTGGGTTGGAAGGCCATTCAGCAAGGCGATCGGTTAGGCGCCTTGATTGTCAGTGATAACAAACGTCGCGAGCTGAAACCACGTACGCGTGAACAAGGCATTTTGGCATTAATTTCGGCGCTGACCGCCGTGCACCAACATCAGTTGCAAACACTACAACAGCCATCCCCGGATCCCGCTGCATTGATGGCGCAAAGCTGTCGGCAACTCGCTCGTTTAACGAAACCGGGCTCGCAAGTGTGGCTGCTTACCGATGGTAACGGCTTTGATGATGAGTGTCGGCAGCCACTGTCAGACCTGCGTCGCCACAGTGAAGTTTCAGCCTTTGTGATCACAGATCCGTTGCGTACTGGCAGCTTGGCTTTACCCAAGCATTTTTCATTACCCGTAAGCGAACAAGGGCAATCGTTACTGCTGGATCGCCGCAGTTATGATGCCTGGCTACAGCGACAGCAGCACAGCCTGATGCAATTTGTACAGATGATGCAGTCGCTGCGCATTCCTGTACGCCAGCTGGATGCCGCACGCAACCTTAACCAACAACTGAATTTGTTACGATGA
- a CDS encoding BatD family protein, with amino-acid sequence MVKLRFPLWLLLATLLPLKALALTELQASVDKNPVPQGEYIALTVTADDDLQSQALDTSALLKDFIVGRTSVGRSTQIINFDTRKETRWQILIAPKQLGQVTIPAFDINGVKSNPIQLQVVDSSSQPQQMKNLFLRTSISSDEAYVGQLLTYKVKLYLAVDLQRGVLSTPNIEGAQIKQIGDDKDSNEIVNGRRYRVIERTYSIIADNPGKLMINGVNFSGDVLMNSPSSGMFSFQESRPVQAQGDSLVVSINPIPKSYVGDWLVADLVALRKTGKIIKAMRPGNPLPETLRCWHLTPMKPVCQICICHCLPTCAVIPINPSKNLCP; translated from the coding sequence GTGGTAAAACTACGCTTTCCGTTATGGCTGCTCTTGGCAACCCTGTTGCCACTCAAAGCACTGGCATTGACTGAACTACAGGCTTCTGTTGATAAAAATCCAGTGCCACAAGGCGAGTACATTGCATTAACAGTAACGGCTGATGACGATCTACAAAGTCAGGCGTTGGATACCTCCGCGCTACTGAAAGACTTTATCGTGGGGCGCACCAGCGTTGGCCGCAGCACCCAGATCATCAATTTTGACACTCGCAAGGAAACCCGCTGGCAGATCCTGATAGCCCCCAAACAACTGGGACAGGTGACCATCCCGGCATTTGACATTAACGGCGTAAAATCCAATCCGATCCAACTGCAAGTAGTGGACTCCAGCAGCCAACCACAGCAGATGAAAAACCTGTTTTTACGCACCAGCATTTCCAGTGACGAGGCTTATGTCGGCCAGTTGCTCACCTACAAAGTGAAGTTATATCTAGCCGTTGATTTACAACGCGGCGTGCTGTCGACGCCCAATATTGAAGGCGCCCAAATCAAACAGATTGGCGATGATAAAGACAGCAATGAAATCGTCAATGGCCGCCGTTACCGCGTGATTGAACGCACCTATAGCATTATTGCGGATAATCCCGGCAAGTTAATGATAAACGGCGTTAATTTTTCTGGCGATGTGCTGATGAACAGCCCCAGCAGCGGGATGTTTTCCTTCCAGGAAAGCCGCCCGGTACAAGCGCAAGGCGACAGTCTAGTGGTCAGCATCAACCCCATTCCTAAATCCTATGTGGGCGACTGGTTGGTGGCCGATTTAGTGGCACTCAGGAAGACTGGAAAGATAATCAAAGCTATGAGGCCGGGCAACCCATTACCCGAAACATTACGCTGCTGGCATCTAACGCCGATGAAACCAGTTTGCCAGATCTGCATCTGTCACTGCCTGCCGACATGCGCAGTTATCCCGATAAACCCGTCAAAAAACCTATGTCCGTAA